In Phragmites australis chromosome 16, lpPhrAust1.1, whole genome shotgun sequence, one DNA window encodes the following:
- the LOC133895271 gene encoding two-component response regulator ORR12-like has translation MDGASPHVLIVDNSRVDCLVASRILQSCDIRVTVVEGPKQALKFLDGEHDVNLILTDCCMADMTDCDLLMAVKESPKLKHIPVVIACSDNIPERINKCLDGGAKHFILKPVKVGDVPRILSYI, from the exons ATGGACGGTGCTTCTCCCCATGTGCTCATAGTCGACAATTCCCGTGTTGATTGCCTTGTTGCATCCAGGATCTTACAGAGTTGTGACATTCGAG TTACGGTTGTGGAGGGTCCCAAGCAAGCATTGAAGTTCTTGGATGGG GAACATGATGTGAACTTGATTTTAACTGACTGTTGTATGGCCGATATGACTGATTGTGATCTACTTATGGCAGTGAAG GAATCACCCAAGTTGAAGCACATACCAGTGGTGATTGCATGCTCCGACAACATCCCTGAAAGGATCAACAA GTGCTTGGATGGAGGAGCAAAGCATTTTATCCTAAAGCCTGTCAAAGTTGGCGATGTTCCTCGCATTCTGAGCTATATTTGA